The Rosa chinensis cultivar Old Blush chromosome 7, RchiOBHm-V2, whole genome shotgun sequence DNA segment aaggaatatcgatttagtgtgccttatcaaactaggagtagcaataggagagaaggttctagatttcccaatcctacacggattggtattccttgtaacattagaactagcactttgtaatccctatatatagggctcctattctcaataataagaacacatctctctcatcaatctctctcaaatacattatacttaaacagtttgttctttttcaataaaaaactgtttctcttcaaaaaaaaaaaaaaaaatctgattacTCGAATCATATTAAAATCcatttcttctcttcttatcgTATTGTATTTAGGATATTTGTTATTATCCAAAATCCCTTGCTTACATTTTACTCATTCCAGTGACCTCACTTACATTTTACTCATTATAGTGACGGCCCTTCGCATCAAAGAACAAATAAGCTGCTCGCTAACACAGAAGATGTATCAACAGCAGGCAGCAGCAGATGAACCAACCGATGAGACATCAGAAGAACTAATGTAGAATAGTTGGTTTGAACTGAAATGTAGCATATTTTTGTTAGATCTGTATATAAAGCACAGCTTTAGTTAAATATCAATTTTGgaaaaatgtaaaaacacaaaTCTGGCCTCTGTTTAGAATTTTCACTTTTGAAATATGTAAATACACGTCTGGTTAGAATCCCAGCTTTTGTAATCCAATAATATTTAAGGTATATACATATTCAGTATGCAATTTATTACGTATATAATTCAAGATGCAAGGAAACCCGCAGGACGGACTATCAAGCGTACACCATAAAGGAAATTTGGTATATATCCATTTGACCGATTGAAGTGAGGGCTCTCACCTAAACTAGGTAAATGTGATTGACATCTTAAGTTCCATTACTAGGTCCTTAATGTAAGATCCTTAGTAGAGACTCACCCTTCCAACAGAATAGTTCTGGGGCTTGAATATATGTACTTTACCTGTCAAATTATCTAATTTTcttggcattttttttttcgttttaggCTGAAACATTTTGTTGGTAAATGGACTCTGAAAGCATTTTGTGCAATCTGTGTCTAAATCAGCCACTCTGAAGGATTTGTTGGTCACTCTCAAACTCTGCCAACATCATTGTTATCAAAGGTAAGTACACATAAACACACAGATAGAAATCACTAAATCAGTGGCCCTAAGATTGCAAACATAGCGTTGCATATATATTTTAGCTACAGATTCATGTTTTAAAGTTTAGTACTGTCCGAAGCTTGATTAGAGCATGTGTACTGGGCTAAAATTTAAAGATAGAAAATCCATTGAAGGTAAAAGGGGGTTCAGTAACTGGAGCTGCAGGATTATGTAGGCATAGTGAGTTGTTTCATTCCTTGTACAGTAATTCATGTCTCCTGTGTCTCAAATTCTTTCAGCAACAACTTACTTTTGCTTACGTTACTTTTTCCATCATTTTGATCccataaaattttcttttgtttcatagTTCCACCGGATACAAGGTTCCATTAGTGACTTAACATATTATAACTCCTTatgcaagaagaaaaagaaaattttgaccataaacCATTAGAGCTAATTGATATGGAAACTGATTGTTGTTCTCAGCAAAGGTCGAAACTGATTTTTTTGTACTCATATAACTTTTAACTCGTTGCAATTGTGTGCGTGAGTCTTCTAGATATATATTGCCGTACTTTTGTCATTATAAAGCAGTGAGAGAAGATAATATAGACTATATGCTTGCTAGGCATCCTCTTTCTTTTGCAATACTGTTCTCATTATGAAGAACTGACAGAATACCAAATATATGGTTGCAGGTATTCTGATTTATATGATGGGTGGAAGTTCGATTGATGATGACTGGGAGCTTCCCTTTTCTAATGCTGCTCGCACTGTGATCTTAGTTGGACGCACTGGTAATGGAAAAAGTGCCACAGGCAACAGCATTCTTGGCAAAAAATCCTTCAGTTCCAAGCGTAGCTCTAGTGGTGTCATGAGCAATTGTGAATTGAAGACTGCTATCTTGAGAGATGGACAAGAAGTTAATGTCCTGGTAAAGTCTTACTAACGTGTATTTGTTTTGTAATTATGTATATAAAAAATGTCTATAGGAGTAGCCCTACGAGAATATAAAGTAGTTGCATTTAAGTGGTTATTCTTTCCTTTTGATTTGTGTGGTATGCTGCAGGTCTTTTTGAATATTCTGCCAGATCAGACTTTATTGGCAAAGAAATTGTCAAATGCATTAGTTTGGCTAAGGATGGGATCCAATCATCCATGCTGTTCTAGTGGACTTGTGGTTTTCTCAACTAGACCTCGCTTTTCACAAGAAGAGGAGTCTGCAATCCTTAGCTTGCAAGCTCTATTTGGCAGTAAAATCTTTGACTATATGATTGTTGTCTTTACGGGAGGGGATGActgagaagaaaatgatgagaCTTTGGAAGATTATTTCGGCCGTGATTGCCCGGAGCCTTTAAAGGTTAGTAAAATGTgtttcttcaattttgttttcctttccctAGTTTAAAATGACATGATAACATCACTacttttgttttcatttctgAATGAGCGGGATACGATTTTCTTTCTAACTGTGTGTGTTAATATCATCGTTGTATTGCATTTGGACTCATAAGTTTGATAAAGAATATAGTCAAGTTGGGACATGAGTTTAGAAGAATTGAAGTTCTGTTGAAGCATTCCTGATGGTtctccattttttatttttcttttctccccaGATTTGTTTCCAAATGATATCAAACTCGGTGAAAATGGTTGCCTTCTCTAAACTGAGACAGTTCTTGGGATCTCCTCCTGTTGGGATCCCTCCTTAATTGGAGGAGACAAAGACAAAGGAAAAGTTGCAGAAAACATGCAAAAGGAAAAATAGCAGAAAGTGAAAGCAAAAAGGAAAGGTGAAAGGAGAAAGCATGcaagggaaagaaaaagaaggagacatGCATGGAAACATGGAACGTGAGAAAGGGAAAAGCATGGCTTTGCTTTTCATGTGTTCACACCTATGACTTCACACCTATGACTTTGCTGCCACTCGCTGCATGGTATGTGCATGAAGTGCACTGCCTATATATTGGCATATCGGCAGCAGCAGAAGGTGAGAGAGGGCAGAGAGCCCAAACTCCAGAAAGGAGAGAGCAGAAACAACTCTAAGGGTCTTCGTGTATAGAAGCAAAGTGAGTTGTGTTCAAGAGTGTGTATAGCTCTTGGGGTAGAGTAATCTTCTAGGATTGAGAGAGGGTGTACAAGGGGTATCCGATTGGATACAAGGCTCGGGTTGGGTATAAACTTAAGTGCTCTAGTTGTGTATAAACTTGAGTGGTGTATCTTGTACTTGTGTGATTCTCTCATAGTGAATATGAAAACTCTCTGAGGACGTAGGCATGGATTTTGGCCGAACCTCGTTAAAACTTGTTGTCTTCTTAGTTTGCTTATTTATTCTTTCCATCTCTACTAGTAGTACTTGCGTGACGGGGATTAATTTCCCAACACCTCCCTGTTCATTGCTTACATCAAATGTTAAATGTGTTACCACTTTACCAGAAATATTGTTGTCATTGTCATTTGTtgttccaaaaaataaaattggtcTTTATTAATGATGTGTGGTGATATAAGGTAAACTTCGTTCAAAATGAAAAATTTCTCGTTTGAATGAGCAGATGCAGCTTGCACATGATCTGCAGCTTAAACAGATTACTGAGATGATAAATTTTCATCTGCATTTTGTTTGCATTTAATAATTGTCGTCAGCATGTTTTAACAGTTGGCTTggttaaaacttaaaactaCAATTTGCACGTGCTGTCCCAGTTAAGTCTGGGTGGCTG contains these protein-coding regions:
- the LOC112175992 gene encoding immune-associated nucleotide-binding protein 9-like; protein product: MVAGILIYMMGGSSIDDDWELPFSNAARTVILVGRTGNGKSATGNSILGKKSFSSKRSSSGVMSNCELKTAILRDGQEVNVLVFLNILPDQTLLAKKLSNALVWLRMGSNHPCCSSGLVVFSTRPRFSQEEESAILSLQALFGSKIFDYMIVVFTGGDD